Within the Hevea brasiliensis isolate MT/VB/25A 57/8 chromosome 2, ASM3005281v1, whole genome shotgun sequence genome, the region TTACAAACTCGAATTGATTTGAGGGCCAATTCACCAGTTCACCAATTCAATCAACCGGTTTGGTCCGAGTttaataactatgaaagaaagcACAAGGTCATTTCTTtagtaaaaaattcatatttgaccaTCATATGGTAAGACTCGTAGAGAAACCATGAAATCTAACAATGATCACAAATCACCACTAAATGGAGAATGCCACCAACCATTTGGCCAAATTAAATGTTTTATCAATGGGTCTCAAACCAATCGAAAAATCATATCAAACCAAACCGAATTGAACttgttttgatattttaattcagTTATTGTTCTTtattaaaaatcaaatcaaaatcaaaccaaaaaccaaatttatatttattttttttctattatttttttaatgtattacattctttcaatatatatatagaattatatttttaccttatagttaaatattacataattaataaataactaaaaGGAGTATATATTTATActactatattatataatatatttaatcctaaattatatatacacacacCTTGTAATTAAAGAATATATGATTTATAAATAGTTAAaggatatattatattatatattatgtattttaaaatttaaatgctaattaAAAATGACTTTTTATAGAAATAATTATACCATACTGAATCAAATTGAAatcgaaaaattaaaaattatattaaaataataaaaaatcaaatcaaaattatataaaaatttagtgTGGTTTCGATTCCTAAACAAATTCCAAACCGTAGCTGGAATTATACACTTCTAAACACCTGATTGAAGACATGGCATATtgagtaagaaaaaaaaaacaagagaATGATGACAAAATACACAACCTCTAATCCATGCCATGAACCCTTCAAATCaggatatttttattttttgatatgtaattaaatttactTATACAAAAATATGAACATATGATGACTTATACTTCATATCTCCGTTGGATTTCTAATTAAtggaattattttttataaaaaaaataaataaacacagataattattaaaaaattacaatttataataaaaaaattaaatattaaataaataaatatatcacTAGCCAGTACTCATCATTTCTAGGTTGGTGAAGTGCGGCCCCTCTGCATCTCCATAGTGCGGCATCCACTGAGATCTTCACTTTCCATTAAGCATCCAAAAACTCCCATTCCACTCCTCTATAAAGTGATTGAAGCAAACCAGAAAGGAGAAAATCGACCACACAGTAACAAAAAAAATGGAGCAGAAGTACTCCATTTTCCTCTTCTCCTTCCTCGTAATAATCATGACCTTATTCTTATATCTGAGCAACAACACggtttcatcatcttcttcttctttcagaTGCAATGGTTCAATAGTAGAGTGCAGTGAAGATTACGAGTTGTTGATGGAATCGGAAATCAGCAGAAGGATTCTTGAACAGAAGAAATATATATCACCTGGTGCACTGAAGCGAGATGAACCAGTTTGTAATGGTGGTGCTAGTGGCCAGTCTTATAGCAGCAGTTGTTTGCCTCCCTCTTCCAATCCTGAAACTCGTGGTTGTTCTAAGTACTACCGTTGTAGGTCTGATTCTTGATGAATCTAATTaagctgtttttttttttaatttaatttcatctgcttataattttcttttctttttttctgtaTTTTGACAATTGAATGTTAATATATTGAATCACCATCTCATGAGTTAATCCAAAATTTTATGGTTTAGTATTTTTTAGgaatttttaattagaatttcagGATTAATTAGACTTTATAATTCAACTAAGAAAGCGTAAAAGAAAATAGTGTAATATGATATAAGAATTTAAACCCTTGTTAGTGAATAAAAATGAGCAATCAAAATGGTGAAATCTTAGGTTAAATAATGCAAAAGTCGCtattaaaaagaaatataacaatACTAGAGGAAATGAGGTCCCCTCGAGTGGAATACCCCTTGCAGTTAATGTTGTGGGCCTTCTGCTCTTGGCGATGGACCAAAACCTGGCAGAATTTGAAGTTGACGTTGCAACTCATTCCCTTCACCTTTTAATTTTAATCACAACACTCTCACTTCTTCAAATGCAACCATATGAATatcatttaataattaattaatatttaatctaatataaaattaattatatatttttatgagCTATTAAAATTAACAATTCAAATCAGGCTCTAatgtaatattaattttctttttttgataccatattaaatttgaaaaaattattaaataaattatgtattaatttatttttaatctaGACTTATATAAATAGTTGAGTGTTTTACTTATTAAAATAGTAAGTCAATATTATAATTCATTCACTTATATTCATCTTTTAATTATAAGGTATATAATTCCAACCTTTAAATAACTATGACTAATAATTTATTAGGGAAGAATTTGaaatgaactttttttttttaatgggtaCTTCAAATCTACAACAGATGATTTTTAAGACGACTTAAattgatgaatatatatatatatatatatatatatatatatatatatatatatatatatatataaaatcaaatatgttatatttttataatttcactTATAAAATAAGATTTTGAGTTTGAGTAATTCTTAATATGATATTAGAGTATTTCGTATTAAAAGATTTAAATCTTGAAcactttatttattaattaaataaaaaacttttagatttaatttttccGTATAAAATCTCATCAGGTCGTAGAAATTTTTAGCCAACTACTTTGTgattaaaagttgaaaaaaaaTGGTTAagccaaattttaaaatttgatttgtcaGCTTTTGAAGCTCTACAGCAGTTGATTTCAAAAACTAAATGATCTGATTTTTCCTTTAATAAGAATTGATCTTTctctaataaatatatatataaatttaatatgcaATGAAATTGTTTATATTTAATCATTAAAGAGAAATCAGAAAATTATAAATAACACTTGAATTAATATGACATTAACATTTATAGGcaagtaaaaattatatactacaaACAGCTaaaaaaaattactgtgaatacGTTGCAATATATGGAAAACAAActatatccttgatgattatttgATGtaccaaaaaaataaagaaaagtttGAGAGAACAGATGACAAAAAGGCCAAAAGAGACTGGCAAATATGAGCATATTGAGGAAATATAGGTTACATCTTTTGAATTTGATCCTAAGTTTAGAGGTCTAGTAACCAAATCTACACAAGATAACGATAGGATTTGATGTAAAACAAACAAAATTTTGGATCTACTTCACTGATAGCTTCCATACCTCTCGAACATTAGAAGAACCATCCACAACTTCAGCAACCAGACTTGCATCCATAACTCCTGCACCAAGAAAGAAAGGTAATCCTATCAATACCATTCTCTTAATAGTTATGCCAAAAAGttctttcttaaaaaaaaaaaaaaaaattctctattAGTAGCATGCCCGGACGAGAACACCGAAACACGTCCCATATACTTCCACAAATTCAGAGTTATGATACATAACAAATCATGTGCACGAGAAGCATCAGGAAGAACACATAACAGGTCACATTCACAAGTCTTCACGTTCTATATACGTTCCTCCCTACAGGCGTAGCCGTAGTCTTAGTCGTGATCCAAATCCATCTTGGAAAGAAGGGCATCTTAACAATTATTATGCTTCTTTCAGTAGTAGGAAATTTAACAAGTAatgttaaatttttataaaaaagttTTTTGGAATTTTATGTTTTGGTAGGACTATTTAGCaaatttctattttttatttcCCTCTATAAGGTTTTAGCCTCTAGAGGCTTGGGGAGTTTTTGGAATTAAATTCTTATTTTGGGTCTGAGGTCTTAGGTTATATATCACCTGCATATCAGTATTTATTTTCCCTGAGCAACAATATGTAGAGGAGGTACACAAAACAGCTTAGAAGGAGATCATGCTTACAtgcataaatataaaatattgcaAGTTTTTACTACCCCCTTCCCCCTGCCAATCTAAGGCAGATAAGCATATGCAAGCATCAAATCAAGACCAAAAGAAAGAAAAACTGACTGGCTCACCATCTTTCTCCACCATAGATAGGAATTGCCGTGTTCCCCCACCAACTCCAAAATAATACTTTTTTGCTGCCATATATACCACTCCATAAGGACCGCGAACACActgcagaagaaaatttttggaacTTAGGAACTGTAAGTTTGTAATGGAAAATAACATAGTATAAAATAACTTGATAAAGCAAGACCTTCTTTATAAGTTCATAGAGACTTTGTTGAGCAGAGATTGAATATATCGTCTCTGCCATTAAAATGATATCATAACTGGAAACTGGACACTCCTCTGAGCAACAGTTCAGATCTTTTTCATTATCATGTATGTGAGGAAGACACTGATGGATTTGAGCCCAGTCACCAGCAAAGAAACGTAGTTCCACACCAGAATCAGAATTTTTCTCATCCGATGCAGTGCAAGGAAATTCTTTTGAAAGATTGACATCCACATTGGGAATGGTGAGAGATCGCAGAACTTCTGCATTGAAATCCTGAAAATGTACGACAGCTGCACCCTAATGCGAGAAAACAAGAAGCTCAAGAAAGATATATTCCAAGATCCCTTACCTGATACTACAAAAGTCAAAGTCAAGGATATAAAAATTACCTCTAGGCATGCAAAGATCCCTGGAAGTCCATGACCACATCCAAGCTGAAAACCATCACAAAATCAGGAATAAAAATTGAAAGCAGGAGAGACAAAAGACATCTGTCTTAGCACATATTTATCATACTTGCAGTCATCATTTGATCAACTATCACAATAGACAACAATTTTGGAAATTAACAAGGCCAGTTTACAGTTGCAATTATCATAATAAACAATAGATTATCCTCCCTATGGCTGCAATGTCACGCTACGTTTGCCCTGGGCTTCTAAAATCAATGGAATTCATAATCTACTGTCTTTATAAGTTTTTAATTGTATGGATTTATATAATCTCACTTGTTTAGTATGTTATCAACTCCATTGCCAGTGTGATTTTCTTAAGTAACCTAAAAACTCAAATTCATAGTATAacaaacatttaattaaatatataattatcataAGCTTAACATTTAAAATAACTACTTATTGAGAAAAGATAATTTTCTAGTCCTAATCGAAGTAGATATTACCAAGCAAAAAACTTGCAATAATTTTTCTCTTTGATAGCAGTATGACAATAATATTTGAAATTGACTATTCAGCTtgaattataaatagaagagtttAAACCAAGAATTcaagaaattaatttttaaatttatttcttcaatttagtaTGAAATGGATAATTCTTTTCTACAACTGCTGATATATAAATTGACAACGGTTGATGgtccaaataaaaaattaaaagaaatacttTTTTAAGCTAAATACAGGAATGTCCATTCTTCTTAATAGCCAACCTGTATCAAGCTATACTAGCAAAAACATGCTGGTACTTATGGCATTGGGAAAAGAAGTACAGATATAGCCAAAATTGAATTGATACACAATTATTCTCATTATCAGCCATTACGATACATAATGGCCACCAATTAAGACCTGATTAAATCTACTTAGGTTTCCGGCACACGATCCTAAAATGTTTTACCTTCATCATCCACCACATCTAAATTATTGGATTTGTAACGCCCACATATTTCCTCCAAATCATCTAGCTCTTTGATTTAAAGACAACTGGTTGATGTCCATATGGTTAGATTCATAGTCTGCTTTTTTCTCCTTGCATTCATAAAAGTTGGATTCATTTTGCCCGAATTAAACCTAATTTTTCTGATTGCTATCTAATGCTTTCTTGCATTTCTCCTCAAATCCATGAGTTAGAAGTGACATTAACAAGGGACAAGAAAATAAACGAAACAAGTGCCAAGAATAAATCTATTTCCTGATACACCTAGATTCTAGCTAGGACTCACCTAGGCAATGTTCATGCCTTATTGGACCTGGCATAGGATCTTAGGCTGTGCTGCACTATGCCTCACCTTTCATTTTATAACACTGGCCATAGTTGTTAGACACAGAACATATACTGATGACTTGACAGAGAACACTAATATTTacatggaatcctatttagaagaACTACTGCAATATTCCCAGTGTCATAAATACTCATCTAAAGCCAGCTTTCACAAAGTAATCACATTTTTAAGCAattactcaattcaactcaattaaacctttatcccaaaaatttattggggttgactaaatggattctctttctccactctaaatgattttgggttacattctcggaaatgtgtaatgcttctaggtcatgttgtattactctcctccaagtcagtttaggtttaGCTCTTCTTTTCattctatcctctaacccaatgtgctctacttgtctaactggagcctccgtatatctacgtttcacatgaccaaaccacctcaatctcccttctctcaacttatcctcaattggcaccacttctaccttttctctagtactctcattacggactttatctagtctagtatggctactcatccaccttaacattctcatctccgcaactctcatCTTAGACACATAAGGCTCCTTCATTACTCAACACTCATTACCATATAATATGgccagtcgtatggctgtacggtaaaatttattttcaacttATTAGAAATCTTGCGATCGCATAAATCTCCCGTGGTatgtctccacttcaactatccggctttaatcctacgaCTAAcacctcacatcccccatctacttgcaggattgagccgagatattttaAGTGTTTACTTgcagaaaaatctcttgtgtcccctcccattgtgcgcacaatagcagttgctcctttatacatatctttcaacacttatatgtacctaatagataccctcttttattctatcactctccataagatatctcttggaacactatcataaaccTTTTtcaaatcgataaaaatcatatgtagatctttcttcctatTTCTATATCTCTCCatcaagtttctaatgagaaagattgcttcCATGGTTGAACGACCgaacatgaagccaaattgattgggagaaatagaagtatcatgacgtagtcgatgttccacaactctctcccacaacatcatagtatggctcatgagtttaattcccctatagtttgaacaactctgtatgtctcccttatttttaaaactaGATGCTaaaatattcctcctccattcatcaggcattttctttgagtttagaatcttattaaacaatctaGTTAACCATGGCACTCTAATAtctcaaacacttccacacttcaattggtattccattgggtccacaagctttacccactttcattctcttaagtgtttcCTTTACTTATGAAGATCTATTCCTTTTAAGCAACTAATTGGAATTAAATCCTATCATGCTCATTGAACCTACATTTCAAGGATTTATTTGAAAAGGAAAAGGAAATATCTGATGAATTTGTTCCATTAATTGTTCCTACCCTTAAAGCTCTTCAATGATGTTCTTTGCTAAATCTAGATAAGGATCATCACATCTGAGTTTTATATGACATTCTTAAAGAGAAAAAGACAGTAAGTATGATGACTTGTGGCAACACTCATCTCTCACTATGGCATTGCCTAGCTTTGCCTTTGAGTTTCATATTCAAAGCAAAATGAAGCTTTGAACTAATTTTGTAATGAAAGTCTCTTGATTAATGGGTTGATACATAATCATCAATAAAAAGGACAGGCATAAAAATAACTGCTTCTCAAAGGGATACAGACAATTATAGGAAGAAAatacaaaattgaaaaagttttaaTTGGAGCAGAATATGAACATATTCATCAACAAGAACTAATGTAGTCAACACCAATAAATTCTTATCAATCTCAAGCATCAATGTGTGAAGCACTGTGGAGCACTACAAAATCACCTGAAAATTAGGTGCCCACCTCTAAAACTTGCTTTCCAGTAAATGATAAATGCCCATTTTGAACCTCTGAGCGGAGAGCTTTAACAAGGTCCAGTGAACCTTCCCAAAGCTTCAGTCCCCCTAAATTTAAaagacaaatatatatatatatatatatatatatatatatatatatatatatatatatatatacataaaacaAAGCATAAATCGTTGCTCCAAAACTGACTTATGATAAAGGAGGGGTGGGTGGGAAGGGGGAGTTAGTTAAATAAAGGCAAAGATCACACCTTCATAAAACTCATTTCAAACAGAAATGGAAGGCTGTGGGAAGTAAATTAAATCAAGGCAAAGAAAAGAATTCTTTCACACCTTCATAGACACCAGGTACTAAATCAGAATTAGGCAACCCAAAAACCTCTTTGGTACTTAGCCGTCCCTGAAAGAAAAACTAAAAAATTACTTGAAAATCTCACTTCAATCAGGATATATATAGGAAAGTTTATGGGTAAACAATACTAATGGACTCTGAACGTAGCACTAATAGTCATTGTAATCACAAAACTTCGTCTGCAATTTGATCAAGGAAGTATAATTTCATTTCAATTAGGTTCACTTGAttctgaaagaaaaaaaaaataacaattaaCATCTCAAAGCAGTTATGCACCCAATCAAGAACAAAATGAAGAAACACTTAGTTCTCTCCATGTATTGGTTCCAAATTAAGTTCCGTGACAGATTTTGATGGGTTGCTGACAAAATCACAAGCTTaggttattattaaaaaaaaaaaaactaattcagCAACCAAATTGCACCAAGTTCAAGTTTTGTGACAATAAAGAAAATTAATGTAAATAAAACCAATGTTAGTTTGGTTTCCAAggaaaaataagaaaacaaaggaaTCTAATACAACTTCTCAGCTCACTGAGTACTAAaaatttttacttttcttttccttAATCCCTTATTCCCAACATTTTCTCGGCAACAAACCATGAGAAAAGAGCAAAACTGACCTTGAGCAAAGTAAGACCATCCAAGTTTACGGGCTCCACAGAGCATTTCAAAGTGGATGAAACCTTGATTAACCATTGAAATGAGTCAATTAAGTTCCAATATAAAACCAATATATCGC harbors:
- the LOC110665151 gene encoding protein RALF-like 32, with protein sequence MEQKYSIFLFSFLVIIMTLFLYLSNNTVSSSSSSFRCNGSIVECSEDYELLMESEISRRILEQKKYISPGALKRDEPVCNGGASGQSYSSSCLPPSSNPETRGCSKYYRCRSDS
- the LOC110665142 gene encoding uncharacterized protein LOC110665142, producing MAGNSTFKLFSTSGGIGFFDSPSEASLPPPPPPVEVLSSQVSSTLKCSVEPVNLDGLTLLKGRLSTKEVFGLPNSDLVPGVYEGGLKLWEGSLDLVKALRSEVQNGHLSFTGKQVLELGCGHGLPGIFACLEGAAVVHFQDFNAEVLRSLTIPNVDVNLSKEFPCTASDEKNSDSGVELRFFAGDWAQIHQCLPHIHDNEKDLNCCSEECPVSSYDIILMAETIYSISAQQSLYELIKKCVRGPYGVVYMAAKKYYFGVGGGTRQFLSMVEKDGVMDASLVAEVVDGSSNVREVWKLSVK